From the Leptospira biflexa serovar Patoc strain 'Patoc 1 (Paris)' genome, one window contains:
- a CDS encoding PilZ domain-containing protein, with product MAPIQEKRKHVRVKPLENEPVEIHLMGTSLLDVLYASDISLGGVGIVAPNHFDEWDMNETVEILVALPGDLADFLAKGVIKQIGKKSKELGVYGVQFTAIGPKGKQDLQVYVNRMVRQGRVLN from the coding sequence ATGGCCCCCATCCAAGAAAAACGGAAACATGTCCGTGTCAAACCCCTAGAAAATGAACCCGTCGAGATCCATTTGATGGGAACTTCGCTCCTTGACGTTTTGTATGCTAGTGATATCAGTTTGGGTGGAGTAGGGATTGTGGCTCCCAATCATTTTGATGAATGGGATATGAATGAAACCGTTGAAATCCTTGTCGCCTTACCAGGGGATTTGGCAGATTTTTTAGCCAAGGGTGTGATCAAACAAATTGGGAAAAAATCCAAAGAGTTAGGAGTATACGGTGTTCAGTTTACAGCGATTGGACCCAAAGGCAAACAAGACCTACAAGTCTATGTCAACCGAATGGTACGGCAAGGACGTGTGTTAAACTAA
- a CDS encoding phasin-related domain-containing protein, which yields MEKLVMDVVNAGIALFRSGEEKLKSSIVDLEKVYTELKSKGELDKSAETQKIRDLLSKTIADAQGAIGKTNASYDEIVAKLQTNYQSIYQQIDTAIPPQVKEKLKQTLDELKVLIDKAKSKS from the coding sequence ATGGAAAAATTGGTAATGGATGTTGTTAACGCTGGAATCGCTTTGTTTCGTTCTGGAGAAGAAAAATTAAAATCTTCGATCGTTGACTTAGAAAAAGTTTATACTGAGCTTAAATCAAAAGGGGAACTTGACAAGTCCGCTGAAACTCAAAAAATCCGTGACCTTCTTAGTAAAACCATTGCAGATGCACAAGGTGCGATTGGAAAAACTAACGCAAGTTATGATGAAATTGTAGCAAAGTTACAAACAAACTACCAATCAATTTACCAACAGATTGACACTGCAATTCCTCCTCAAGTAAAAGAAAAGTTAAAACAAACGTTAGATGAATTAAAGGTTCTCATAGACAAAGCTAAATCAAAATCCTAA
- a CDS encoding cAMP/cGMP-dependent 3',5'-cyclic-AMP/GMP phosphodiesterase produces MVSSEPNGFTALPRGGYLVDTSEGYIQFGSPPETIKDTMGLEKQTPLVFVLPNKFFHVEKGISIAELEFPIYFNFFFRGGKKTFIVCSPEQKEQLTIVLGESLMGPQEVNLSSEFIDGADSFGFPDIKAEMAYFRSYKSMEEVVEFVLFDESHKAKFGGITIEQLPSNEFLVVDGEKKIKIPGEVDFHVKYDIGKRLEEPFQPPLIGITCLGPSHGFDPSDNTSGFIIWLNGQGIMVDPPVNSTEWLRESNVNPKFINSIILTHCHADHDAGTFQKILEESKITIYATATVMESFLKKYCSLTKIPRKEITDLFDFIPVVIGRPTIINGGEFYFHYAIHSIPSVGFEFFFQDQSFYYTSDHLNDPEAFEDMYKKGVLPETRYQFLKDFPWDRKIIYHEAGVPPLHTKISYLASLPEEVQKRITVYHIAAKDMPKGNHLTLAKFGIENTLYPKITPPKHQEAFQLLEILSQIDIFSGFPIEKAKEFLQIVKEERFRRGEQILKKGTHGDRFFIIASGNVRFEGLSSDHSAVKRYGTYEYFGEASLILDTVRQADVYAETDVLALTIEKTRFFQFIRGSKLHENLIKLNSIRETNTWKTLTESQTFRGLTSYQVTQLELILKLETVKKEAVLIEESQTFQNAYIVRSGTVVVMQNHKTIRELGPGDFVGEIYSLTKGLPSHFSFIAWPGTELYVLSQEDAIQYIKKNPGVYMKLNTVYN; encoded by the coding sequence ATGGTCAGTTCCGAACCGAATGGTTTTACAGCGCTCCCTAGAGGGGGATATTTAGTCGATACTTCAGAAGGGTACATCCAGTTCGGATCCCCTCCTGAAACCATAAAGGACACCATGGGGTTAGAAAAACAAACCCCTTTGGTGTTTGTCCTCCCCAATAAATTTTTCCATGTGGAAAAAGGTATCTCAATTGCCGAATTAGAATTCCCCATTTATTTTAATTTTTTCTTTCGTGGTGGCAAAAAGACCTTTATCGTTTGTTCCCCTGAACAGAAAGAACAGCTAACCATTGTTCTTGGGGAATCCCTTATGGGACCTCAGGAAGTGAATCTTTCTTCCGAATTTATCGACGGTGCGGATAGTTTTGGTTTTCCTGATATCAAGGCCGAAATGGCATACTTCCGTAGTTACAAATCGATGGAAGAAGTGGTCGAGTTCGTTTTATTCGATGAGTCCCACAAAGCCAAGTTTGGTGGAATCACCATCGAACAACTTCCCTCCAATGAATTCCTCGTTGTGGACGGCGAAAAAAAAATCAAAATCCCTGGTGAAGTGGACTTCCATGTCAAATATGATATTGGAAAACGTTTGGAGGAGCCCTTCCAACCACCACTGATTGGGATCACTTGTCTTGGTCCTTCTCACGGGTTTGACCCGTCAGACAATACATCGGGTTTTATCATTTGGTTGAATGGACAAGGGATCATGGTGGACCCACCAGTGAACTCAACGGAATGGTTACGAGAGTCGAATGTAAACCCAAAGTTTATCAACTCTATCATCCTCACCCACTGCCATGCGGACCATGATGCAGGAACCTTCCAAAAAATCTTAGAAGAATCCAAAATCACAATCTATGCAACAGCAACTGTGATGGAATCTTTCCTTAAAAAATATTGTAGTCTTACAAAGATCCCACGAAAAGAAATCACTGATTTATTCGATTTTATCCCAGTGGTGATTGGAAGGCCCACCATCATCAATGGTGGGGAATTTTATTTCCACTATGCCATTCATTCCATCCCTTCCGTTGGGTTTGAATTTTTTTTCCAAGACCAATCCTTTTATTATACCTCTGACCACTTAAATGACCCCGAAGCCTTCGAGGACATGTACAAAAAAGGTGTCTTACCGGAAACACGGTATCAATTCCTCAAAGATTTTCCTTGGGATCGTAAAATCATCTACCATGAAGCCGGTGTTCCGCCACTCCATACCAAAATCAGTTACCTGGCTTCCCTCCCAGAAGAAGTACAAAAACGGATCACAGTCTATCATATCGCCGCAAAAGATATGCCCAAAGGAAACCACCTAACACTCGCTAAGTTTGGAATTGAAAATACACTCTATCCTAAGATCACTCCTCCCAAACACCAAGAGGCCTTCCAACTCTTAGAAATTTTATCTCAAATTGATATTTTCTCAGGATTTCCGATTGAGAAGGCAAAAGAGTTTTTACAAATCGTAAAAGAAGAACGTTTCCGTCGCGGGGAACAGATCCTCAAAAAAGGAACCCACGGGGACAGATTTTTCATCATTGCTTCTGGGAATGTCCGTTTTGAGGGACTTTCGAGTGACCACTCTGCCGTGAAACGATACGGCACTTACGAGTACTTCGGGGAAGCATCTCTCATTTTGGATACGGTGCGACAAGCTGATGTGTATGCAGAGACAGATGTCCTTGCTCTCACCATCGAAAAAACACGTTTTTTCCAGTTCATCCGTGGTTCCAAACTCCATGAAAACTTAATCAAACTGAATAGCATCCGAGAAACCAATACCTGGAAAACACTCACCGAGTCCCAAACCTTTCGTGGCCTCACAAGTTACCAAGTCACCCAACTTGAGCTCATCTTAAAACTAGAAACAGTGAAAAAAGAAGCCGTCCTCATTGAAGAGAGCCAAACCTTTCAAAATGCCTACATCGTCAGGTCAGGGACCGTTGTTGTGATGCAAAACCACAAAACCATCCGAGAACTGGGTCCCGGGGATTTTGTGGGGGAAATTTATTCTCTCACGAAAGGCCTTCCTTCGCATTTCAGTTTCATTGCTTGGCCAGGGACAGAACTCTATGTGCTTTCCCAAGAAGACGCCATCCAGTACATCAAGAAAAATCCTGGTGTCTATATGAAGCTGAACACTGTTTATAATTGA
- a CDS encoding CBS domain-containing protein has translation MSVKEILKDKASSVLSIEEDRNVLEATQMMVGAKVGSLIVTFQGKLVGIFTERDLMRVVAKDHNKLDQIKLKDVMTTQLTVAGPEEDVDDILNNMITKRFRHMPVLDGDKIIGLISIGDAVKTKLNKTQAEMNILREYMYGPH, from the coding sequence ATGTCCGTAAAAGAAATTCTCAAAGACAAAGCCTCCTCCGTTCTTTCCATCGAAGAAGATCGAAATGTATTGGAAGCAACGCAAATGATGGTGGGTGCCAAAGTGGGTTCACTCATTGTGACCTTCCAAGGAAAACTAGTCGGAATCTTTACGGAAAGAGACCTCATGCGAGTGGTGGCAAAAGACCACAACAAACTCGACCAAATCAAATTGAAAGATGTGATGACCACCCAACTGACGGTTGCAGGACCGGAAGAAGATGTAGATGATATTTTGAACAATATGATCACAAAACGATTCCGTCATATGCCTGTCCTTGATGGTGACAAGATCATTGGACTCATTTCGATCGGTGATGCCGTCAAAACCAAATTAAACAAAACACAAGCGGAGATGAATATACTCAGAGAGTATATGTACGGCCCACACTAA
- the hemW gene encoding radical SAM family heme chaperone HemW encodes MKEFSKDSIWQVRNSTLGVYVHFPYCLKKCDYCDFYSEGIGSGPANDESTLFSAYQSEVSERISHFPKLRERTVDTVFFGGGTPSKASTKLWKQFLEFLRSEFSFADDTEISIEVNPEDLSPDLLDEYAKIGINRVNVGVQTLHPEGLSFLGRHYDKGKYTSLVTTLTHSPIQRVGIDLMYGIPGLKSSDFYRDLDQFLSAGLPHLSLYSLTLEKGTKYSRDVSDSIKREPEEITQAEILVTLPELMEKFGYRWYEVSNYAKPGYESKHNLKYWTYEPYLGIGPGAHGMIEGHRYGNPRNANLYQKKQTEAKYEPATPSSELSLTLFRLFSPFRYLEFIETHLEKNSQSKYIQTIQSWEKRGLCDLSDGVFQWRKEALLLLDDLILEISD; translated from the coding sequence ATGAAAGAGTTTTCGAAAGATTCCATCTGGCAAGTCAGAAATTCCACTTTAGGAGTGTATGTACACTTTCCTTATTGTTTGAAAAAATGTGATTATTGTGATTTTTATTCCGAAGGGATCGGTAGCGGACCAGCTAACGACGAATCGACGCTCTTTTCTGCATACCAAAGTGAAGTGTCAGAACGTATCTCCCATTTTCCCAAATTAAGGGAGAGGACAGTGGACACTGTTTTTTTTGGTGGAGGAACTCCTTCCAAAGCATCCACGAAACTTTGGAAACAGTTCCTAGAATTCCTCAGGTCGGAATTTTCATTTGCAGATGACACAGAAATCTCGATAGAAGTGAACCCAGAAGACCTAAGCCCCGATTTACTTGATGAATATGCAAAAATTGGCATCAACCGTGTGAATGTAGGTGTACAAACTCTCCATCCGGAAGGACTTTCATTTCTCGGTCGCCATTATGATAAAGGTAAATACACTTCCTTAGTCACGACCCTCACCCATTCTCCGATCCAACGTGTGGGAATCGATTTGATGTATGGAATCCCAGGACTCAAGTCTTCTGATTTTTACCGAGACCTAGATCAATTCCTAAGTGCAGGATTACCCCATTTGAGTTTGTATTCCCTTACTTTAGAAAAAGGAACCAAGTATTCACGTGATGTGAGTGATAGTATCAAAAGGGAACCAGAAGAAATCACACAAGCGGAAATACTTGTCACCTTACCGGAATTAATGGAGAAATTTGGATATAGGTGGTATGAAGTATCCAATTATGCAAAACCTGGATATGAATCCAAACACAACCTAAAGTATTGGACCTATGAACCTTATCTTGGCATTGGCCCTGGTGCTCATGGAATGATTGAAGGACATCGATACGGAAACCCTAGGAACGCCAATCTTTACCAAAAAAAACAAACTGAAGCGAAGTATGAGCCTGCAACGCCTAGTTCAGAACTAAGCCTCACTTTGTTTCGACTTTTTTCCCCGTTTCGGTATTTGGAATTTATTGAAACTCACTTGGAAAAAAACTCTCAATCGAAATACATCCAAACAATTCAGTCTTGGGAAAAAAGAGGACTTTGTGATCTATCCGATGGAGTTTTCCAATGGAGAAAAGAAGCATTACTTTTGTTAGATGATCTAATCCTTGAAATTTCCGATTGA
- a CDS encoding Lsa36 family surface (lipo)protein — protein MRIRTITFIVFLGSFLLSPSRMEAGVTCTGDACSILPASIQSQINNLDQALQLQYTDKVLATMSEASVVSNINSSLMGPGLVNRFQVGLGVGLAGQQKEDINVVYQNLSFQKLPNVGASVAPNFVVAVNLGWLMGGGPSDTEPELKTFLHRFNLYLHGFKFNFSQGDVQKAIEAQNKNVDLGGDITTGGFTLRYHLIENYSDGIGLFEFSGISMGLGLHYQRQAIDVTYNDNKSQSLTLGPAVGTWGGATTFNYTSTVTSVPIDLRTGFRLFYFFTLFAGGGTSMNFGSSSLNLSRSGPLVLALDSSAISASLSPEIAALIPASALGQTRSGTLAMDISGKAQAPNTTNFLIAGVEVNALITKITVEAVVAQNVQSVMVGAKFTF, from the coding sequence ATGAGAATTCGTACAATCACATTCATCGTTTTTTTGGGCTCTTTTTTATTATCCCCTAGCCGAATGGAAGCAGGTGTCACTTGTACGGGAGATGCTTGTAGCATTTTGCCTGCATCCATTCAATCTCAAATCAATAACCTCGACCAAGCCCTCCAATTGCAATATACCGACAAAGTTCTCGCGACCATGTCAGAAGCATCAGTGGTTTCTAATATCAATTCGTCACTCATGGGACCAGGCCTTGTGAACCGTTTCCAGGTTGGCCTTGGAGTGGGACTTGCAGGACAACAAAAAGAAGATATCAATGTCGTGTACCAAAACTTAAGTTTTCAAAAATTGCCAAATGTGGGTGCCTCTGTTGCACCTAACTTTGTTGTGGCGGTAAACTTAGGTTGGCTTATGGGTGGTGGACCCTCTGATACAGAACCTGAACTCAAAACATTTCTCCACAGATTCAATTTATACCTCCATGGATTTAAATTTAATTTTTCCCAAGGTGATGTACAAAAAGCCATCGAAGCTCAAAACAAAAACGTAGATTTGGGGGGAGACATCACTACAGGTGGTTTCACACTCCGTTATCATTTGATTGAAAATTACTCAGATGGAATTGGCCTTTTTGAATTCTCTGGAATCTCAATGGGGCTTGGCCTACATTACCAAAGACAAGCCATCGATGTTACCTACAATGATAACAAATCACAATCACTCACCTTAGGCCCAGCGGTAGGAACCTGGGGTGGTGCTACGACTTTCAATTATACAAGCACAGTCACAAGTGTTCCCATTGACCTTCGAACAGGCTTTCGGTTATTTTATTTCTTTACGCTCTTTGCCGGTGGTGGAACCTCCATGAACTTCGGTAGTTCTTCCTTGAACCTAAGTCGGTCTGGTCCCCTCGTCCTTGCCTTAGATTCCAGTGCCATCTCCGCATCTCTATCACCTGAGATTGCCGCTTTGATTCCCGCTTCCGCTTTGGGTCAAACTCGATCAGGGACACTAGCGATGGACATCAGTGGGAAAGCACAGGCGCCAAACACCACGAACTTCCTGATCGCTGGTGTGGAGGTCAATGCCCTGATCACTAAAATCACGGTGGAAGCAGTGGTGGCCCAAAACGTTCAATCCGTGATGGTTGGGGCAAAATTTACCTTTTAA
- the thiC gene encoding phosphomethylpyrimidine synthase ThiC yields MSQNHSNHSPIKEMFTPETTIPLSDGTEYKTYRTEGMYCIHEETYDYKQGIPKLRKPWVDVRESRGDQNVSQLYYAKRNIITEEMLYVAKREGMSPEFVLNEVKIGRAIIPSNKRHLELEPMIIGKKFLVKINANIGNSAILSSIDDEVEKLRWALHWGADTVMDLSTGKNIHETREWIIRNSPVPIGTVPLYQTLEKVKGKVEDLNIGVFLETLEEQAEQGVDYFTIHAGVLRDYVRLTENRITGIVSRGGSILAKWCNHHKKENFLYEHFDEISKVMQKYGVSYSLGDGLRPGCINDANDAAQFAELKTLGELTKRAWAFDIQVMVEGPGHVPMHLIQENVKLQEEICMEAPFYTLGPLVTDIAPGYDHITSAIGAAMIAWYGTAMLCYVTPKEHLGLPNKQDVKDGVIAYKIAAHAADLAKGHPGAKERDDLLSKARFEFRWEDQFALSLDPELARSYHDESLPQDGMKKAHFCSMCGPHFCSMRLTSDLRKDTVGVSGEVGSKERGEEGKG; encoded by the coding sequence ATGTCTCAAAACCATTCAAACCATTCGCCTATAAAGGAAATGTTTACACCAGAAACGACCATTCCTTTGTCGGATGGAACCGAATACAAAACCTACCGCACAGAAGGGATGTATTGTATCCATGAAGAAACGTATGATTACAAACAAGGGATCCCGAAACTGAGAAAACCTTGGGTTGATGTTAGGGAAAGTAGGGGAGATCAAAATGTTTCCCAACTCTATTATGCAAAAAGAAACATCATCACAGAAGAGATGTTATATGTTGCCAAACGTGAAGGTATGAGTCCTGAATTTGTATTGAATGAAGTCAAAATTGGTCGTGCCATCATTCCATCTAACAAACGCCATTTGGAATTGGAACCCATGATCATTGGAAAAAAGTTTCTAGTGAAAATCAATGCCAATATTGGAAATTCGGCCATTCTGTCTTCGATTGATGATGAAGTGGAAAAACTACGTTGGGCCTTACATTGGGGTGCCGATACCGTGATGGACCTCTCCACTGGCAAGAATATCCACGAAACAAGGGAATGGATCATTCGGAATTCGCCAGTTCCCATTGGAACTGTTCCTTTGTACCAAACCTTGGAAAAGGTAAAGGGTAAAGTAGAAGATTTAAATATTGGAGTATTCCTCGAAACCTTGGAAGAGCAGGCAGAACAAGGTGTGGATTATTTTACCATCCATGCAGGGGTGTTACGTGACTATGTCCGGCTCACAGAAAATCGAATCACAGGCATTGTTTCGAGGGGTGGTTCCATTTTGGCGAAGTGGTGTAACCATCATAAAAAAGAAAACTTTTTGTATGAACATTTTGATGAAATCTCAAAAGTCATGCAAAAATATGGAGTTTCTTACTCGTTAGGTGATGGGCTAAGGCCAGGTTGTATCAATGATGCCAATGACGCGGCACAATTTGCAGAACTCAAAACCTTAGGGGAACTCACAAAACGTGCTTGGGCCTTTGACATCCAAGTGATGGTAGAGGGACCAGGCCACGTTCCCATGCACCTCATCCAAGAAAATGTAAAGTTACAAGAAGAGATCTGTATGGAAGCACCGTTTTATACTCTTGGTCCCCTTGTCACAGACATCGCTCCTGGTTATGACCATATCACCTCTGCCATTGGTGCTGCCATGATTGCTTGGTACGGAACCGCTATGCTCTGTTATGTGACACCGAAAGAACATTTGGGTCTTCCCAATAAACAAGATGTGAAGGATGGAGTGATTGCTTATAAAATTGCAGCTCATGCCGCAGACCTTGCCAAGGGCCACCCAGGTGCGAAGGAACGAGATGATTTGCTGAGCAAAGCTCGGTTTGAATTTCGTTGGGAAGACCAGTTTGCACTCTCACTCGATCCTGAACTGGCAAGGTCATACCACGACGAGTCCCTCCCGCAGGATGGAATGAAAAAGGCACATTTCTGTTCGATGTGTGGGCCTCATTTTTGTTCGATGCGACTCACATCCGACTTACGGAAAGATACCGTTGGTGTCAGCGGAGAAGTTGGTTCAAAGGAAAGAGGAGAGGAAGGAAAGGGATAG
- a CDS encoding bifunctional nuclease family protein, whose product MEFYEVKISDISLTNVGFAVFLRPKDSEDKRVVPIFIGPLETHSITTVIDGTKPPRPMTHDLMLYMLTSLGATVLKITIEEIVDSTFYAKIQLRKDEEIITLDARPSDSIALALRANAPIFIAKSVLDETGIIMKEDEIQGENISSEKKIQALPKSNLQILEETLENALKTEDYETAAKIRDQIKKLIENS is encoded by the coding sequence ATGGAGTTTTATGAAGTAAAAATTTCTGATATCAGCCTGACCAATGTTGGTTTTGCCGTCTTCCTACGCCCAAAGGATTCGGAAGACAAACGTGTGGTTCCCATCTTCATTGGACCACTCGAAACCCATTCCATCACCACAGTCATCGATGGCACAAAACCTCCGCGTCCTATGACCCATGATTTGATGTTGTATATGTTAACATCCCTTGGTGCTACTGTTTTAAAAATCACAATCGAAGAGATTGTAGACAGCACATTTTATGCAAAAATCCAGTTGAGAAAGGATGAGGAAATCATCACTCTCGATGCAAGGCCTTCTGATTCCATCGCATTAGCCCTTAGAGCGAATGCCCCTATTTTTATCGCTAAATCCGTGTTAGATGAGACTGGGATCATCATGAAAGAAGATGAAATCCAAGGTGAGAATATCTCTTCTGAAAAAAAAATCCAAGCCCTTCCCAAATCCAATCTTCAGATTTTGGAAGAGACATTGGAAAATGCACTCAAAACTGAAGATTATGAAACGGCCGCAAAGATCCGTGACCAAATCAAAAAACTCATCGAAAACAGTTAG
- a CDS encoding MFS transporter: protein MSQSPKKIQFILFLIVFTDMMGFSLLFPLFPKTLEFFLAKGDDVFFRTFYSAANLLSFGGDTKYTFVLFGGILGSIYSFLQFLAAPVWGRLSDIFGRRAILVFTTLGNTLGYLLWLFSSQFWMFVLSRVITGLMGGNLSVASAAMADQTDEKSRAAGMGLLGAGIGLGFVMGPLLGGISSQWNFLDSFYKEGSVVVFPASAFFAILVSLVSMVLVYLFLPANKPESVPEKEIHPFLSLKKIESRNLVRISLLNLLFVLSFSGFEFVVNFFLSDTFQFSPKEIGFTFLYIGIVIILVQGGVVRRLSGKISEKTISLFGGVVVVFGMALLVLIGSKFFGLFVSLFFLAFGSALVNPGLSSFASLESGKGDLGRSLGLFRSFGSLGRAVSPVVFSLLYFQKGPILAFFISFVLLCGFTILLTFQKQRST from the coding sequence ATGAGTCAGTCTCCTAAAAAAATCCAATTCATTTTATTTTTAATCGTTTTTACTGATATGATGGGATTTTCCCTTTTGTTTCCTCTTTTTCCTAAAACATTAGAATTTTTTTTGGCAAAAGGAGATGATGTGTTCTTTCGCACATTTTATTCTGCAGCTAATCTTTTGTCCTTTGGTGGGGATACCAAATACACCTTTGTATTGTTTGGTGGAATTTTAGGGAGTATTTATAGTTTTTTACAATTTTTAGCTGCACCAGTATGGGGAAGATTATCTGATATTTTTGGTCGACGTGCGATCTTAGTCTTCACAACTCTTGGAAACACATTAGGATACCTTTTATGGTTATTTTCATCGCAGTTTTGGATGTTTGTTTTGAGTCGCGTCATCACTGGTCTCATGGGTGGGAATTTATCAGTTGCCTCTGCGGCCATGGCCGACCAAACCGATGAAAAATCGAGAGCGGCAGGGATGGGACTTTTAGGTGCCGGGATTGGACTTGGGTTTGTGATGGGTCCACTCCTTGGTGGGATTAGTTCCCAATGGAACTTCCTCGATTCGTTTTACAAAGAGGGAAGTGTTGTGGTTTTTCCTGCTTCCGCATTTTTTGCGATCCTTGTTTCTCTTGTTTCCATGGTGCTTGTATACTTGTTTTTACCAGCTAACAAACCGGAATCAGTTCCTGAAAAAGAGATCCATCCTTTTTTATCCTTAAAAAAAATTGAATCAAGGAATTTGGTTCGAATTTCGTTACTCAATCTTTTGTTTGTTTTAAGTTTTTCAGGATTCGAATTTGTTGTGAATTTTTTTCTATCTGATACCTTTCAGTTTTCTCCCAAAGAAATTGGATTCACATTTTTGTACATTGGAATCGTCATCATACTTGTACAAGGTGGTGTAGTCAGACGATTGTCAGGAAAAATATCTGAAAAAACAATTTCATTATTTGGGGGAGTGGTTGTTGTTTTTGGGATGGCACTCCTTGTGCTAATCGGTTCCAAGTTTTTTGGATTGTTTGTCTCTTTATTCTTTTTGGCCTTCGGAAGTGCTCTTGTGAATCCAGGACTCAGTTCCTTTGCCTCCCTAGAAAGTGGAAAAGGAGATTTAGGTAGGTCTCTCGGATTATTCCGTAGTTTTGGATCCCTCGGGAGAGCCGTGTCTCCCGTCGTCTTTTCGCTGTTATACTTTCAGAAAGGACCGATCTTAGCGTTTTTCATTTCATTTGTCCTACTTTGTGGGTTTACCATTTTACTTACGTTTCAAAAACAAAGATCGACTTAA
- a CDS encoding acyl-CoA dehydrogenase family protein: MERILPFTEEHQQFREMARKFFETEVKPHHEEWEKNHIVPKEVWRKAGDNGLLCPDVPAEYGGSGADFLYNIIIIEESSRVGNSGFFISLHNDVIAPYISTYANDEQKKRWLPKCASGESILAVAMTEPGAGSDLKSLRTSAVDKGDHFVVNGQKTFISNGQLADLIITAVKHDNGTISLLMIEEGMKGFERGRNLDKIGLKAQDTSELYFNDVIVPKTNLIGKQGQGFRYLMQKLAQERLVLAVAAVEATRLVQTITLQYIKERKAFGQKIGSFQNTKFKMAEMATELEMAQVFCDKVVMEHMKGENTTAEASMCKWYATEMQKRHTDECLQFFGGYGYMMEYPIARAYLDARIQTIYAGTTEIMKEIIGRSLGL; the protein is encoded by the coding sequence ATGGAGCGTATCCTCCCCTTTACTGAAGAACACCAACAATTCCGCGAGATGGCTCGGAAATTTTTTGAAACAGAAGTCAAACCACACCACGAGGAATGGGAAAAAAACCACATAGTCCCAAAGGAAGTCTGGAGGAAGGCAGGCGACAACGGACTGCTTTGTCCCGATGTACCGGCGGAATACGGTGGCTCTGGGGCTGACTTTCTTTACAACATCATCATCATCGAAGAATCCTCACGGGTTGGAAATAGCGGCTTTTTTATCTCCCTCCACAATGACGTGATTGCACCGTACATTTCGACCTATGCAAACGACGAACAAAAGAAACGTTGGTTGCCAAAATGTGCTTCAGGCGAATCCATACTCGCGGTTGCCATGACTGAACCAGGAGCTGGCTCCGATTTAAAATCCCTTCGAACCAGTGCCGTCGATAAGGGAGATCATTTTGTGGTGAACGGACAAAAGACGTTCATTTCGAACGGACAATTGGCTGATCTCATCATCACAGCCGTGAAACATGATAACGGAACCATCTCACTTCTGATGATCGAAGAAGGGATGAAGGGATTTGAAAGAGGTCGTAACCTCGATAAAATCGGACTCAAAGCCCAAGATACTTCTGAATTGTATTTCAATGATGTGATTGTTCCCAAAACCAACCTCATTGGTAAACAAGGACAAGGGTTTCGTTACCTGATGCAAAAACTAGCACAGGAACGTTTGGTGCTCGCGGTAGCAGCCGTGGAAGCAACAAGGCTTGTACAAACCATCACCCTCCAGTACATCAAAGAAAGAAAAGCATTCGGCCAAAAGATTGGATCTTTCCAAAACACAAAGTTCAAAATGGCAGAGATGGCAACTGAACTTGAAATGGCACAAGTTTTTTGTGACAAAGTGGTCATGGAACACATGAAAGGTGAGAACACAACTGCCGAAGCTTCCATGTGCAAATGGTATGCGACTGAGATGCAAAAACGCCATACCGATGAGTGCCTACAATTCTTTGGTGGCTATGGTTATATGATGGAGTATCCAATTGCAAGAGCTTATCTCGATGCAAGGATCCAAACCATCTATGCGGGAACCACTGAGATCATGAAAGAAATCATTGGTAGAAGCTTAGGCCTCTAA